From one Humulus lupulus chromosome 8, drHumLupu1.1, whole genome shotgun sequence genomic stretch:
- the LOC133795930 gene encoding regulator of telomere elongation helicase 1 homolog isoform X4, protein MPTYKIRGIDVDFPFEAYDCQLVYMEKVIQALQDKCNALLESPTGTGKTLCLLCATLAWRKSLGGFSTGANVKSSQNAGGSAESSSQSGSPNLPTIIYTSRTHSQIRQVIKELKRSSYRPKMVVLGSREQLCIHEQVSSLHGKAQSNACQMLRRNRDKREEHEKREKQERPRCTHYFHVAGHMKSNPHLGDEPIDIEDLVNIGKSFGPCPYYMSREIHKVVDILFAPYNYLIDRGYRKSLTINWQNSVLIFDEAHNLEGLCADAASFDLPSWLLTACISEAKNCIDISVKRRQVSDDKSNNPDNFAILRALLLKLEKRIAEVPIGSKELGFTKPGPYMYELLADLNITPKTSSKLVEIIDEATELLEEDNQQQGKSSACRLESIGNMLNIIFRHDNAHAKYYRVHVQEVEASASDGLKGKASRTLSWWCFNPGIAMEEFSKLFVGSIILTSGTLSPMDSFAQELKLDFPVRLENPHVINSSQIWAGVVPVGPSGYSFNSSYRSRDTLEYKQELGNAIVNFARIVPDGLLVFFPSYYLLDQCIGCWKKTDYMAKLKDSSTSGAIFFAVCRGKVSEGLDFADHAGRAVIVTGMPFATMTDHKVRLKREFLDAQAQCLREACKSEVLTGEDWYSQQATRAVNQAVGRVIRHRHDYGAIIFCDERFSHSNRQSQISLWIQPHLKCYSKFGDVVFTLTRFFRDGRNLGPTKQELLETEKLGDLNSSIKSAALEQINEVPMDNISSLLGSSMSADVAGNATEVKLEELKPSTAAVGQDCSVMLKKVQPANRASLSCCKDKSGILTSPNEQICNEKKLLISAGKARYQNVTCDSHDNNSILDEESFRGLLAPCPSKKRKSIGTKQGLMHHESFSDYSSRTRNSESNSSTSKSLECDKGFDSADRSIQSARVGNEETRGSEFLIQVEEKLSTAEYKEFVNSMKALKSKAVKINEVLRSIVKIFSGPERLPLLVRFKDFIPAKYHSIYDQYLGANDRTTTIPER, encoded by the exons ATGCCGACGTACAAGATTAGGGGTATCGATGTTGATTTTCCATTCGAGGCCTACGATTGCCAACTCGTTTACATGGAAAAAGTCATTCAAGCCCTCCAAGAT AAATGTAATGCACTGCTGGAGAGTCCCACTGGAACTGGGAAAACCCTGTGCCTTCTATGTGCCACGTTGGCTTGGAGGAAGAGTTTGGGTGGTTTCTCAACTGGTGCCAATGTGAAGAGCAGTCAGAATGCCGGAGGCTCAGCAGAATCATCATCACAATCTGGGAGCCCAAATCTTCCCACCATAATTTATACATCACGCACTCACAGCCAGATTCGTCAAGTAATCAAAGAATTGAAAAGAAGCTCTTACAG GCCCAAAATGGTAGTGTTAGGGTCTCGAGAGCAGTTATGCATTCATGAGCAAGTTAGTTCACTCCATGGGAAAGCACAATCAAACGCGTGCCAAATGCTTCGCAGAAATCGTGATAAGCGTGAAGAGCATGAAAAACGTGAAAAGCAGGAAAGACCTCGCTGCACCCATTATTTTCATGTTGCTG GTCACATGAAGAGCAATCCTCATCTTGGAGATGAACCTATAGATATCGAGGATTTGGTCAATATTGGAAAATCATTTGGGCC GTGCCCCTATTATATGTCACGGGAGATTCATAAGGTTGTGGATATATTATTTGCACCTTATAACTATCTCATTGATCGTGGATATAGGAAATCTCTTACAATAAATTGGCAGAACAGTGTACTTATATTTGATGAAGCTCACAACTTG GAAGGCCTATGTGCTGATGCAGCTTCTTTTGACTTGCCTTCTTGGCTTCTTACGGCTTGCATTTCTGAAGCAAAAAATTGTATTGATATTTCTGTAAAAAGAAGGCAAGTTTCTGATGATAAGTCAAATAACCCAGATAATTTTGCAATTCTTAGAG CACTTCTTTTAAAGCTTGAGAAGCGGATTGCGGAAGTGCCTATTGGATCCAAGGAATTAGGCTTCACTAAACCTGGACCTTACATGTATGAATTACTAGCTGATTTAAACATCACTCCTAAGACTTCATCCAAACTTGTTGAGATAATTGATGAAGCAACTGAACTTTTGGAAGAAGATAATCAGCAACAAGGGAAAAGCAGTGCCTGTCGATTGGAAAGCATTGGCAACATGCTTAATATAATTTTCAGACATGACAATGCTCATGCAAAATACTATCGT GTTCATGTGCAGGAAGTTGAAGCTAGTGCATCAGATGGTTTAAAAG GTAAGGCATCTAGGACACTTAGCTGGTGGTGCTTTAACCCGGGAATTGCGATGGAGGAATTCTCCAAATTGTTTGTGGGTTCTATTATATTAACATCTGGCACATTATCTCCAATGGATTCATTTGCTCAGGAATTGAAACT AGACTTTCCAGTGAGGTTGGAGAACCCTCATGTTATAAACTCTAGTCAGATATGGGCTGGAGTTGTACCAGTTGGTCCATCGGGCTACTCTTTCAATTCCTCTTATAGGAGTCGTGATACTCTTGAATACAAGCAAGAGCTTGGTAATGCTATAG TCAATTTTGCTCGAATTGTTCCTGATGGGCTGCTTGTATTCTTTCCATCTTACTACCTTTTGGACCAATGCATTGGGTGCTGGAAGAAAACG GATTACATGGCTAAGCTGAAGGACTCCTCAACTTCTGGTGCAATATTTTTTGCTGTGTGCCGTGGTAAG GTAAGTGAAGGATTAGATTTTGCTGATCATGCTGGAAGAGCTGTAATCGTCACTGGTATGCCATTTGCCACAATGACAGATCATAAG gTTCGTCTGAAACGCGAGTTCTTGGATGCACAGGCACAATGCCTAAGAGAAGCATGCAAG TCAGAAGTTCTTACCGGGGAAGATTGGTACAGTCAACAAGCAACACGAGCAGTAAATCAGGCTGTTGGACGTGTAATCCGGCATCGCCATGACTACGGAGCAATCATTTTTTGTGATGAGAG GTTTTCGCATTCAAATCGTCAGTCTCAAATTTCACTTTGGATCCAGCCTCATCTCAAG TGCTACTCCAAATTCGGGGATGTAGTTTTTACATTGACCCGTTTTTTTCGCGATGGAAGAAATTTGGGTCCCACAAAGCAGGAGTTACTAGAAACCGAGAAACTGG GAGACTTGAATTCTAGCATAAAATCAGCAGCGCTTGAGCAGATCAATGAAGTTCCTATGGATAATATATCATCTCTCTTAGGCTCATCAATGTCAGCTGATG TAGCAGGAAACGCAACAGAAGTTAAGTTAGAAGAGTTGAAGCCCTCG ACAGCAGCAGTGGGTCAAGATTGTTCTGTTATGTTGAAGAAGGTTCAACCTGCAAATCGTGCTTCTCTTTCTTGCTGCAAAGACAAATCTGGAATATTGACTAGTCCAAATGAACAGATTTGCAACGAGAAGAAGTTGCTCATTTCTGCAGGGAAGGCTCGGTACCAAAATGTTACATGTGATTCTCACGATAATAACTCTATATTAGATGAAGAATCATTTAGAGGACTATTAGCTCCTTGTCCTTCCAAGAAGCGTAAATCAATAGGCACAAAACAAGGCTTGATGCATCATGAAAGTTTTAGTGACTATTCATCTCGAACGAGAAATTCTGAGTCCAATTCTTCAACTTCCAAATCTCTGGAATGTGACAAGGGGTTTGATTCTGCTGATAGAAGTATACAAAGTGCTCGGGTTGGTAATGAGGAAACCAGAGGATCTGAATTCCTGATTCAG GTTGAAGAGAAACTTAGTACTGCTGAATATAAAGAATTcgtgaattccatgaaggcactTAAATCGAAAGCAGTCAAGATAAATGAAGTTTTGAGATCTATTGTCAAAATTTTTTCTGGACCTGAGCGGTTGCCTCTTCTCGTAAG GTTCAAGGATTTTATCCCTGCTAAGTATCATTCTATCTATGACCAATATCTTGGAGCAAATGACAGGACAACTACAATCCCTG AAAGATGA
- the LOC133795930 gene encoding regulator of telomere elongation helicase 1 homolog isoform X2: MPTYKIRGIDVDFPFEAYDCQLVYMEKVIQALQDKCNALLESPTGTGKTLCLLCATLAWRKSLGGFSTGANVKSSQNAGGSAESSSQSGSPNLPTIIYTSRTHSQIRQVIKELKRSSYRPKMVVLGSREQLCIHEQVSSLHGKAQSNACQMLRRNRDKREEHEKREKQERPRCTHYFHVAGHMKSNPHLGDEPIDIEDLVNIGKSFGPCPYYMSREIHKVVDILFAPYNYLIDRGYRKSLTINWQNSVLIFDEAHNLEGLCADAASFDLPSWLLTACISEAKNCIDISVKRRQVSDDKSNNPDNFAILRALLLKLEKRIAEVPIGSKELGFTKPGPYMYELLADLNITPKTSSKLVEIIDEATELLEEDNQQQGKSSACRLESIGNMLNIIFRHDNAHAKYYRVHVQEVEASASDGLKGKASRTLSWWCFNPGIAMEEFSKLFVGSIILTSGTLSPMDSFAQELKLDFPVRLENPHVINSSQIWAGVVPVGPSGYSFNSSYRSRDTLEYKQELGNAIVNFARIVPDGLLVFFPSYYLLDQCIGCWKKTSHANSTTLWERICRHKKPVVEPRQSSLFSESIEDYMAKLKDSSTSGAIFFAVCRGKVSEGLDFADHAGRAVIVTGMPFATMTDHKVRLKREFLDAQAQCLREACKSEVLTGEDWYSQQATRAVNQAVGRVIRHRHDYGAIIFCDERFSHSNRQSQISLWIQPHLKCYSKFGDVVFTLTRFFRDGRNLGPTKQELLETEKLGDLNSSIKSAALEQINEVPMDNISSLLGSSMSADAGNATEVKLEELKPSTAAVGQDCSVMLKKVQPANRASLSCCKDKSGILTSPNEQICNEKKLLISAGKARYQNVTCDSHDNNSILDEESFRGLLAPCPSKKRKSIGTKQGLMHHESFSDYSSRTRNSESNSSTSKSLECDKGFDSADRSIQSARVGNEETRGSEFLIQVEEKLSTAEYKEFVNSMKALKSKAVKINEVLRSIVKIFSGPERLPLLVRFKDFIPAKYHSIYDQYLGANDRTTTIPER, from the exons ATGCCGACGTACAAGATTAGGGGTATCGATGTTGATTTTCCATTCGAGGCCTACGATTGCCAACTCGTTTACATGGAAAAAGTCATTCAAGCCCTCCAAGAT AAATGTAATGCACTGCTGGAGAGTCCCACTGGAACTGGGAAAACCCTGTGCCTTCTATGTGCCACGTTGGCTTGGAGGAAGAGTTTGGGTGGTTTCTCAACTGGTGCCAATGTGAAGAGCAGTCAGAATGCCGGAGGCTCAGCAGAATCATCATCACAATCTGGGAGCCCAAATCTTCCCACCATAATTTATACATCACGCACTCACAGCCAGATTCGTCAAGTAATCAAAGAATTGAAAAGAAGCTCTTACAG GCCCAAAATGGTAGTGTTAGGGTCTCGAGAGCAGTTATGCATTCATGAGCAAGTTAGTTCACTCCATGGGAAAGCACAATCAAACGCGTGCCAAATGCTTCGCAGAAATCGTGATAAGCGTGAAGAGCATGAAAAACGTGAAAAGCAGGAAAGACCTCGCTGCACCCATTATTTTCATGTTGCTG GTCACATGAAGAGCAATCCTCATCTTGGAGATGAACCTATAGATATCGAGGATTTGGTCAATATTGGAAAATCATTTGGGCC GTGCCCCTATTATATGTCACGGGAGATTCATAAGGTTGTGGATATATTATTTGCACCTTATAACTATCTCATTGATCGTGGATATAGGAAATCTCTTACAATAAATTGGCAGAACAGTGTACTTATATTTGATGAAGCTCACAACTTG GAAGGCCTATGTGCTGATGCAGCTTCTTTTGACTTGCCTTCTTGGCTTCTTACGGCTTGCATTTCTGAAGCAAAAAATTGTATTGATATTTCTGTAAAAAGAAGGCAAGTTTCTGATGATAAGTCAAATAACCCAGATAATTTTGCAATTCTTAGAG CACTTCTTTTAAAGCTTGAGAAGCGGATTGCGGAAGTGCCTATTGGATCCAAGGAATTAGGCTTCACTAAACCTGGACCTTACATGTATGAATTACTAGCTGATTTAAACATCACTCCTAAGACTTCATCCAAACTTGTTGAGATAATTGATGAAGCAACTGAACTTTTGGAAGAAGATAATCAGCAACAAGGGAAAAGCAGTGCCTGTCGATTGGAAAGCATTGGCAACATGCTTAATATAATTTTCAGACATGACAATGCTCATGCAAAATACTATCGT GTTCATGTGCAGGAAGTTGAAGCTAGTGCATCAGATGGTTTAAAAG GTAAGGCATCTAGGACACTTAGCTGGTGGTGCTTTAACCCGGGAATTGCGATGGAGGAATTCTCCAAATTGTTTGTGGGTTCTATTATATTAACATCTGGCACATTATCTCCAATGGATTCATTTGCTCAGGAATTGAAACT AGACTTTCCAGTGAGGTTGGAGAACCCTCATGTTATAAACTCTAGTCAGATATGGGCTGGAGTTGTACCAGTTGGTCCATCGGGCTACTCTTTCAATTCCTCTTATAGGAGTCGTGATACTCTTGAATACAAGCAAGAGCTTGGTAATGCTATAG TCAATTTTGCTCGAATTGTTCCTGATGGGCTGCTTGTATTCTTTCCATCTTACTACCTTTTGGACCAATGCATTGGGTGCTGGAAGAAAACG AGTCATGCCAATTCAACAACATTATGGGAAAGAATCTGCAGGCATAAGAAACCTGTTGTAGAACCTAGACAATCTTCTTTGTTTTCCGAGTCAATTGAG GATTACATGGCTAAGCTGAAGGACTCCTCAACTTCTGGTGCAATATTTTTTGCTGTGTGCCGTGGTAAG GTAAGTGAAGGATTAGATTTTGCTGATCATGCTGGAAGAGCTGTAATCGTCACTGGTATGCCATTTGCCACAATGACAGATCATAAG gTTCGTCTGAAACGCGAGTTCTTGGATGCACAGGCACAATGCCTAAGAGAAGCATGCAAG TCAGAAGTTCTTACCGGGGAAGATTGGTACAGTCAACAAGCAACACGAGCAGTAAATCAGGCTGTTGGACGTGTAATCCGGCATCGCCATGACTACGGAGCAATCATTTTTTGTGATGAGAG GTTTTCGCATTCAAATCGTCAGTCTCAAATTTCACTTTGGATCCAGCCTCATCTCAAG TGCTACTCCAAATTCGGGGATGTAGTTTTTACATTGACCCGTTTTTTTCGCGATGGAAGAAATTTGGGTCCCACAAAGCAGGAGTTACTAGAAACCGAGAAACTGG GAGACTTGAATTCTAGCATAAAATCAGCAGCGCTTGAGCAGATCAATGAAGTTCCTATGGATAATATATCATCTCTCTTAGGCTCATCAATGTCAGCTGATG CAGGAAACGCAACAGAAGTTAAGTTAGAAGAGTTGAAGCCCTCG ACAGCAGCAGTGGGTCAAGATTGTTCTGTTATGTTGAAGAAGGTTCAACCTGCAAATCGTGCTTCTCTTTCTTGCTGCAAAGACAAATCTGGAATATTGACTAGTCCAAATGAACAGATTTGCAACGAGAAGAAGTTGCTCATTTCTGCAGGGAAGGCTCGGTACCAAAATGTTACATGTGATTCTCACGATAATAACTCTATATTAGATGAAGAATCATTTAGAGGACTATTAGCTCCTTGTCCTTCCAAGAAGCGTAAATCAATAGGCACAAAACAAGGCTTGATGCATCATGAAAGTTTTAGTGACTATTCATCTCGAACGAGAAATTCTGAGTCCAATTCTTCAACTTCCAAATCTCTGGAATGTGACAAGGGGTTTGATTCTGCTGATAGAAGTATACAAAGTGCTCGGGTTGGTAATGAGGAAACCAGAGGATCTGAATTCCTGATTCAG GTTGAAGAGAAACTTAGTACTGCTGAATATAAAGAATTcgtgaattccatgaaggcactTAAATCGAAAGCAGTCAAGATAAATGAAGTTTTGAGATCTATTGTCAAAATTTTTTCTGGACCTGAGCGGTTGCCTCTTCTCGTAAG GTTCAAGGATTTTATCCCTGCTAAGTATCATTCTATCTATGACCAATATCTTGGAGCAAATGACAGGACAACTACAATCCCTG AAAGATGA
- the LOC133795930 gene encoding regulator of telomere elongation helicase 1 homolog isoform X1: MPTYKIRGIDVDFPFEAYDCQLVYMEKVIQALQDKCNALLESPTGTGKTLCLLCATLAWRKSLGGFSTGANVKSSQNAGGSAESSSQSGSPNLPTIIYTSRTHSQIRQVIKELKRSSYRPKMVVLGSREQLCIHEQVSSLHGKAQSNACQMLRRNRDKREEHEKREKQERPRCTHYFHVAGHMKSNPHLGDEPIDIEDLVNIGKSFGPCPYYMSREIHKVVDILFAPYNYLIDRGYRKSLTINWQNSVLIFDEAHNLEGLCADAASFDLPSWLLTACISEAKNCIDISVKRRQVSDDKSNNPDNFAILRALLLKLEKRIAEVPIGSKELGFTKPGPYMYELLADLNITPKTSSKLVEIIDEATELLEEDNQQQGKSSACRLESIGNMLNIIFRHDNAHAKYYRVHVQEVEASASDGLKGKASRTLSWWCFNPGIAMEEFSKLFVGSIILTSGTLSPMDSFAQELKLDFPVRLENPHVINSSQIWAGVVPVGPSGYSFNSSYRSRDTLEYKQELGNAIVNFARIVPDGLLVFFPSYYLLDQCIGCWKKTSHANSTTLWERICRHKKPVVEPRQSSLFSESIEDYMAKLKDSSTSGAIFFAVCRGKVSEGLDFADHAGRAVIVTGMPFATMTDHKVRLKREFLDAQAQCLREACKSEVLTGEDWYSQQATRAVNQAVGRVIRHRHDYGAIIFCDERFSHSNRQSQISLWIQPHLKCYSKFGDVVFTLTRFFRDGRNLGPTKQELLETEKLGDLNSSIKSAALEQINEVPMDNISSLLGSSMSADVAGNATEVKLEELKPSTAAVGQDCSVMLKKVQPANRASLSCCKDKSGILTSPNEQICNEKKLLISAGKARYQNVTCDSHDNNSILDEESFRGLLAPCPSKKRKSIGTKQGLMHHESFSDYSSRTRNSESNSSTSKSLECDKGFDSADRSIQSARVGNEETRGSEFLIQVEEKLSTAEYKEFVNSMKALKSKAVKINEVLRSIVKIFSGPERLPLLVRFKDFIPAKYHSIYDQYLGANDRTTTIPER; this comes from the exons ATGCCGACGTACAAGATTAGGGGTATCGATGTTGATTTTCCATTCGAGGCCTACGATTGCCAACTCGTTTACATGGAAAAAGTCATTCAAGCCCTCCAAGAT AAATGTAATGCACTGCTGGAGAGTCCCACTGGAACTGGGAAAACCCTGTGCCTTCTATGTGCCACGTTGGCTTGGAGGAAGAGTTTGGGTGGTTTCTCAACTGGTGCCAATGTGAAGAGCAGTCAGAATGCCGGAGGCTCAGCAGAATCATCATCACAATCTGGGAGCCCAAATCTTCCCACCATAATTTATACATCACGCACTCACAGCCAGATTCGTCAAGTAATCAAAGAATTGAAAAGAAGCTCTTACAG GCCCAAAATGGTAGTGTTAGGGTCTCGAGAGCAGTTATGCATTCATGAGCAAGTTAGTTCACTCCATGGGAAAGCACAATCAAACGCGTGCCAAATGCTTCGCAGAAATCGTGATAAGCGTGAAGAGCATGAAAAACGTGAAAAGCAGGAAAGACCTCGCTGCACCCATTATTTTCATGTTGCTG GTCACATGAAGAGCAATCCTCATCTTGGAGATGAACCTATAGATATCGAGGATTTGGTCAATATTGGAAAATCATTTGGGCC GTGCCCCTATTATATGTCACGGGAGATTCATAAGGTTGTGGATATATTATTTGCACCTTATAACTATCTCATTGATCGTGGATATAGGAAATCTCTTACAATAAATTGGCAGAACAGTGTACTTATATTTGATGAAGCTCACAACTTG GAAGGCCTATGTGCTGATGCAGCTTCTTTTGACTTGCCTTCTTGGCTTCTTACGGCTTGCATTTCTGAAGCAAAAAATTGTATTGATATTTCTGTAAAAAGAAGGCAAGTTTCTGATGATAAGTCAAATAACCCAGATAATTTTGCAATTCTTAGAG CACTTCTTTTAAAGCTTGAGAAGCGGATTGCGGAAGTGCCTATTGGATCCAAGGAATTAGGCTTCACTAAACCTGGACCTTACATGTATGAATTACTAGCTGATTTAAACATCACTCCTAAGACTTCATCCAAACTTGTTGAGATAATTGATGAAGCAACTGAACTTTTGGAAGAAGATAATCAGCAACAAGGGAAAAGCAGTGCCTGTCGATTGGAAAGCATTGGCAACATGCTTAATATAATTTTCAGACATGACAATGCTCATGCAAAATACTATCGT GTTCATGTGCAGGAAGTTGAAGCTAGTGCATCAGATGGTTTAAAAG GTAAGGCATCTAGGACACTTAGCTGGTGGTGCTTTAACCCGGGAATTGCGATGGAGGAATTCTCCAAATTGTTTGTGGGTTCTATTATATTAACATCTGGCACATTATCTCCAATGGATTCATTTGCTCAGGAATTGAAACT AGACTTTCCAGTGAGGTTGGAGAACCCTCATGTTATAAACTCTAGTCAGATATGGGCTGGAGTTGTACCAGTTGGTCCATCGGGCTACTCTTTCAATTCCTCTTATAGGAGTCGTGATACTCTTGAATACAAGCAAGAGCTTGGTAATGCTATAG TCAATTTTGCTCGAATTGTTCCTGATGGGCTGCTTGTATTCTTTCCATCTTACTACCTTTTGGACCAATGCATTGGGTGCTGGAAGAAAACG AGTCATGCCAATTCAACAACATTATGGGAAAGAATCTGCAGGCATAAGAAACCTGTTGTAGAACCTAGACAATCTTCTTTGTTTTCCGAGTCAATTGAG GATTACATGGCTAAGCTGAAGGACTCCTCAACTTCTGGTGCAATATTTTTTGCTGTGTGCCGTGGTAAG GTAAGTGAAGGATTAGATTTTGCTGATCATGCTGGAAGAGCTGTAATCGTCACTGGTATGCCATTTGCCACAATGACAGATCATAAG gTTCGTCTGAAACGCGAGTTCTTGGATGCACAGGCACAATGCCTAAGAGAAGCATGCAAG TCAGAAGTTCTTACCGGGGAAGATTGGTACAGTCAACAAGCAACACGAGCAGTAAATCAGGCTGTTGGACGTGTAATCCGGCATCGCCATGACTACGGAGCAATCATTTTTTGTGATGAGAG GTTTTCGCATTCAAATCGTCAGTCTCAAATTTCACTTTGGATCCAGCCTCATCTCAAG TGCTACTCCAAATTCGGGGATGTAGTTTTTACATTGACCCGTTTTTTTCGCGATGGAAGAAATTTGGGTCCCACAAAGCAGGAGTTACTAGAAACCGAGAAACTGG GAGACTTGAATTCTAGCATAAAATCAGCAGCGCTTGAGCAGATCAATGAAGTTCCTATGGATAATATATCATCTCTCTTAGGCTCATCAATGTCAGCTGATG TAGCAGGAAACGCAACAGAAGTTAAGTTAGAAGAGTTGAAGCCCTCG ACAGCAGCAGTGGGTCAAGATTGTTCTGTTATGTTGAAGAAGGTTCAACCTGCAAATCGTGCTTCTCTTTCTTGCTGCAAAGACAAATCTGGAATATTGACTAGTCCAAATGAACAGATTTGCAACGAGAAGAAGTTGCTCATTTCTGCAGGGAAGGCTCGGTACCAAAATGTTACATGTGATTCTCACGATAATAACTCTATATTAGATGAAGAATCATTTAGAGGACTATTAGCTCCTTGTCCTTCCAAGAAGCGTAAATCAATAGGCACAAAACAAGGCTTGATGCATCATGAAAGTTTTAGTGACTATTCATCTCGAACGAGAAATTCTGAGTCCAATTCTTCAACTTCCAAATCTCTGGAATGTGACAAGGGGTTTGATTCTGCTGATAGAAGTATACAAAGTGCTCGGGTTGGTAATGAGGAAACCAGAGGATCTGAATTCCTGATTCAG GTTGAAGAGAAACTTAGTACTGCTGAATATAAAGAATTcgtgaattccatgaaggcactTAAATCGAAAGCAGTCAAGATAAATGAAGTTTTGAGATCTATTGTCAAAATTTTTTCTGGACCTGAGCGGTTGCCTCTTCTCGTAAG GTTCAAGGATTTTATCCCTGCTAAGTATCATTCTATCTATGACCAATATCTTGGAGCAAATGACAGGACAACTACAATCCCTG AAAGATGA